The Pseudomonas triclosanedens genome has a window encoding:
- the hisB gene encoding imidazoleglycerol-phosphate dehydratase HisB produces the protein MAERKASVARDTLETQIKVSIDLDGTGKARFDTGVPFLEHMMDQIARHGLIDLDIECKGDLHIDDHHTVEDIGITLGQAFAKAIGDKKGIRRYGHAYVPLDEALSRVVIDFSGRPGLQMHVPFTRASVGGFDVDLFMEFFQGFVNHAQVTLHIDNLRGHNTHHQIETVFKAFGRALRMAIELDERMAGQMPSTKGCL, from the coding sequence ATGGCCGAACGCAAGGCATCCGTCGCGCGCGACACCCTGGAAACCCAGATCAAGGTTTCCATCGACCTGGATGGGACGGGCAAGGCCCGCTTCGATACCGGGGTTCCCTTCCTCGAGCACATGATGGACCAGATCGCCCGCCACGGCCTGATCGACCTGGACATCGAGTGCAAGGGCGACCTGCATATCGACGACCACCATACCGTCGAAGACATCGGCATCACCCTCGGCCAGGCCTTCGCCAAGGCCATCGGCGACAAGAAGGGCATTCGCCGCTACGGCCATGCCTACGTGCCGCTGGACGAAGCCCTGTCGCGTGTGGTCATCGATTTCTCCGGCCGTCCCGGCCTGCAGATGCACGTGCCGTTCACTCGTGCCAGCGTCGGTGGCTTCGATGTCGACCTGTTCATGGAGTTCTTCCAGGGCTTCGTCAATCACGCCCAGGTGACCCTGCACATCGACAACCTTCGCGGCCACAACACCCACCACCAGATCGAAACCGTGTTCAAGGCCTTTGGCCGCGCGCTGCGCATGGCCATCGAGCTGGACGAGCGCATGGCTGGCCAGATGCCCTCCACCAAAGGGTGCCTGTGA
- a CDS encoding acetyl-CoA sensor PanZ family protein has translation MPVVVQHLTQPSDQDHQDLLKIYADAPDWLLAPFTNAEDLVNQGLLNGRLLTGRFNDRLLGAAWVERDDSFWCLSRLCVRKVTRGRGVARRLLEEAQRLAVLQGAGLRLGAPAGHLEAARLAEHLGLGLIAH, from the coding sequence ATGCCCGTCGTCGTCCAGCACCTGACCCAGCCCAGCGACCAGGACCACCAGGACCTGCTGAAGATCTATGCCGACGCGCCGGACTGGCTGCTGGCTCCCTTCACCAATGCCGAGGACCTGGTGAATCAGGGACTGCTCAATGGCAGGCTGCTGACCGGGCGCTTCAACGACCGCCTGCTGGGTGCCGCCTGGGTCGAGCGCGACGACTCGTTCTGGTGCTTGTCCAGGCTGTGCGTGCGCAAGGTCACCCGCGGTCGCGGCGTTGCCCGGCGACTGCTGGAAGAGGCGCAGCGCCTTGCCGTGCTGCAAGGCGCGGGGTTGCGCCTCGGCGCACCGGCGGGCCACCTGGAAGCGGCACGCCTGGCGGAACACCTGGGGCTGGGCCTGATAGCGCACTGA
- a CDS encoding AsmA family protein, with the protein MKAFGKILGIIVLVLLLLVVAAGFVLTHFFDPNDYKEEIRQLARGKANVELNLKGDIGWSLFPWLGLELHDTSVATLQQPAQPFADVQLLGMSVRVLPLLRKELQMSDIRVEGLTLSLSRDKNGAGNWENIGKPVQPATGTPPAAQPVPGEASKPTESAPRQAMKLDIDSLTVKNARIDYADAQSGKQYSVEGIELTTGAIREGSSIPLKLSAYLGTNQPVLRARTELTGNLRFDRALKRYQLEDAKLSGEASGDPFQGKTATFSAQGQLVLDQAAQVAEWNGLKLSVNQLRALGELKARELDKEPKFDGGLSIAPFNLREFLEGIGQTLPAMADGTTLSKLELATRLAGTRNSLNLDDIKLKLDDSSFGGSLGIADFSKQAIRAQLSGDRLNLDRYLPAKVKKAQEATSAARKAEVETTTQNAIKGDTPLPNSPTQQAWSDAPVLPIARLRALDLDIGLSLGQLTIDKLPINDASLKLRGQGGLLSLDDLRGELYDGKFNAKASLDVRQDIPLLKAQKHIADVPVERLLESQDQKPPVKGLLDLDADITTQGNSQKAWIDNLNGTARFVMTQGVLLNANLEQQLCQGIATLNRKSLSAEHGGKDTPFRELQGNLTFRNGVASNPDLKASIPGLTVKGDGDIDLRVLGMDYRIGVIIEGDKSDMPDPACEVNKRYVGIEWPLRCRGPLELGAKACRLDKDGIGKIAARLAGDRLNEKLEEKLGDKVSPELKDALKGLFKKK; encoded by the coding sequence ATGAAAGCGTTCGGCAAAATCCTGGGCATCATTGTCCTGGTCCTGCTGTTGCTCGTCGTCGCCGCCGGCTTCGTGCTGACTCACTTCTTCGATCCGAACGATTACAAGGAAGAGATCCGCCAACTCGCCCGAGGCAAGGCCAACGTTGAGCTGAACCTCAAGGGCGACATCGGCTGGAGCCTGTTCCCCTGGTTGGGCCTGGAGCTGCACGACACCAGCGTTGCCACCCTGCAGCAGCCGGCCCAGCCGTTCGCCGACGTGCAGTTGCTGGGCATGTCCGTGCGTGTGCTGCCGCTGCTGCGCAAGGAACTGCAGATGAGCGACATCCGCGTCGAAGGCCTGACCCTGAGCCTGAGCCGCGACAAGAATGGCGCGGGCAACTGGGAGAACATCGGCAAGCCCGTCCAGCCGGCCACCGGCACGCCGCCCGCCGCGCAACCGGTGCCAGGCGAAGCGTCCAAACCGACCGAAAGCGCGCCGCGCCAGGCGATGAAACTCGATATCGACAGCCTCACGGTGAAGAACGCCCGTATCGACTACGCCGATGCGCAGAGTGGCAAGCAATACAGCGTCGAAGGCATCGAACTGACCACCGGAGCCATCCGCGAAGGCAGCAGCATTCCACTCAAGCTCAGCGCGTACCTGGGCACCAACCAGCCAGTGCTGCGCGCGCGCACCGAACTGACCGGCAACCTGCGCTTCGACCGCGCCCTCAAGCGTTACCAACTGGAGGATGCCAAGCTCTCCGGCGAGGCTTCGGGCGATCCGTTCCAGGGCAAGACCGCGACCTTCAGCGCGCAAGGCCAACTGGTGCTAGACCAGGCCGCCCAGGTCGCCGAGTGGAATGGCCTGAAGCTGTCGGTCAATCAACTGCGCGCGCTGGGCGAACTCAAGGCGCGCGAACTGGACAAAGAGCCGAAGTTCGACGGCGGGCTGTCCATCGCCCCGTTCAATCTGCGCGAGTTCCTCGAAGGCATCGGCCAGACCCTGCCCGCGATGGCCGACGGCACCACCCTGAGCAAGCTGGAGCTGGCCACCCGCCTGGCCGGCACCCGCAACAGCCTGAACCTGGACGACATCAAGCTGAAGCTGGACGACAGCAGCTTCGGTGGCAGCCTGGGCATCGCCGACTTCAGCAAACAGGCGATCCGCGCCCAACTCAGCGGCGACCGCCTCAATCTCGACCGCTACCTGCCAGCCAAGGTCAAGAAGGCCCAGGAAGCCACCAGCGCGGCACGCAAGGCCGAGGTCGAAACCACCACCCAGAACGCCATCAAGGGCGACACCCCGCTGCCCAACTCGCCGACCCAGCAAGCCTGGAGCGACGCCCCCGTCCTGCCTATCGCCCGCCTGCGCGCGCTGGACCTGGACATAGGCCTGAGCCTCGGCCAACTGACCATCGATAAGCTGCCGATCAACGACGCCAGCCTGAAGCTGCGAGGCCAGGGCGGCCTGCTCAGCCTTGATGACCTGCGCGGCGAGCTGTATGACGGCAAGTTCAACGCCAAGGCCAGCCTCGACGTACGCCAGGACATACCGTTGCTCAAGGCGCAGAAGCACATCGCCGACGTTCCGGTGGAGCGCCTGCTCGAATCCCAGGACCAGAAGCCGCCAGTCAAGGGCCTGCTGGACCTGGATGCCGACATCACTACCCAGGGCAACAGCCAGAAGGCCTGGATCGACAACCTCAACGGCACCGCGCGCTTCGTCATGACCCAGGGCGTGCTGCTCAATGCCAATCTGGAACAGCAGCTCTGCCAGGGCATCGCCACCCTCAACCGCAAGTCGCTCAGTGCCGAGCATGGCGGCAAGGACACGCCCTTCCGCGAGCTTCAGGGCAACCTGACCTTCCGCAACGGTGTAGCCAGCAACCCCGACCTCAAGGCCAGCATTCCCGGGCTGACGGTGAAGGGCGACGGCGATATCGACCTGCGCGTGCTCGGCATGGACTACCGCATCGGCGTGATCATCGAAGGCGACAAGAGCGACATGCCCGACCCGGCCTGCGAAGTGAACAAGCGCTACGTCGGCATCGAATGGCCGCTGCGTTGCCGCGGACCGCTGGAACTGGGTGCAAAGGCCTGTCGCCTGGACAAGGATGGCATCGGCAAGATCGCCGCACGACTGGCTGGGGACAGACTGAACGAAAAACTGGAAGAGAAGCTCGGAGACAAGGTCAGTCCCGAACTCAAAGACGCACTCAAAGGGCTGTTCAAGAAAAAATGA